In Salinigranum marinum, one DNA window encodes the following:
- the nikR gene encoding nickel-responsive transcriptional regulator NikR produces MAERLDRVSLTVPTTLLAEVDDVVADADYDSRSEAIRDALRGFVSSYRWRDDLDGRHQGSVVILYDHDVAGVTDALLALQHELHETIVSTQHVHLSADRCLETLVVDGPAADIRDLVRRIQSLRGIQQVQLAVVGDSDDEIRSVHGGGHGYDHHDGHGHDHDGPDR; encoded by the coding sequence ATGGCCGAGCGCCTCGACCGTGTGAGTCTCACCGTCCCGACCACCCTGCTCGCGGAGGTCGACGACGTTGTCGCAGACGCCGACTACGACAGCCGTTCGGAGGCGATCCGGGACGCCCTCCGCGGGTTCGTCTCCTCGTACCGGTGGCGCGACGACCTCGACGGTCGCCATCAGGGCTCGGTCGTCATCCTGTACGACCACGATGTCGCGGGCGTGACGGACGCCCTCCTGGCTCTCCAGCACGAACTCCACGAGACGATCGTCTCGACCCAGCACGTCCACCTCTCGGCGGACCGGTGTCTGGAGACGCTCGTCGTCGACGGGCCGGCGGCCGACATCCGCGACCTCGTGCGCCGCATCCAGTCGCTCCGTGGCATCCAGCAGGTGCAACTGGCGGTCGTCGGCGACTCGGACGACGAGATCAGGTCCGTCCACGGCGGTGGCCACGGTTACGACCACCACGACGGTCACGGTCACGATCACGACGGCCCCGACCGCTGA